In Procambarus clarkii isolate CNS0578487 chromosome 13, FALCON_Pclarkii_2.0, whole genome shotgun sequence, the following are encoded in one genomic region:
- the LOC138364399 gene encoding mucin-2-like, with translation MQTTTTATSTQTITTVTTTPTTTATLTTTTTLTTTTTSRITTTPTTTTTPTTTTVTLTPTITTVTTTPTTTTVNTTPTTTTGTITPTTITVTTTATTTTVTTTPTSTTKSITTTVTTSQTTTTVTTTPTTTTVTITPTTTIVTRTPTTSTVTTTPTTTTFTTTPTTTTVTTTPTTTTGTTTPTTARSLTTTIVTTTQTTTTVTTIPTTTTVTSTPTTTTVTTTSTTTTVTKPRTTTKTPTTTTVTSTPTTTTVTTTPTTTITLTTTTTPTTTTTSRITITPTTTALTTTPTSTTVTTTPRTTTVTTTPRTTTVTTTPATTTVTTTPTTTTVTSTPTTTNVTPTSTTPTVTNTRTTTKTPTTTKTPTTTKTPTTTTVPITPTTTIVPTTPTTTTVSTTPTSSIVPTTPTTTTVTTTRTTTTVTTTPTTTTVTTTRTTTTVTTTPTTTTVTTTPTTTTVTTTPTTTTVTTTPTTTTVTTTPTTTTVTTTPTITTVTTTPTTTTVTTTPTTTTVTTTPTTTTVTTTPTATTVTTTPTTTTVTTTPTTTTVTTTPTITTVTTTPTTTTVTTTPTTTTVTTTPTTTTVTTTPTITTVTTTPTITTSSAAPTTTTVTTTPTTTTSRTTKTTTTVTTTPITIIDNTTPTTTTTSTTTIVTTTLTTSTMSTLNIAITTSTTITVTTTTTTPFTTTPTTITITKKSSTPTKTTTTTRPTTNKPPTITTTTKSICSSGCSCCSKRPPRITG, from the coding sequence aTGCAAactaccactactgccacctcaaCGCAAactatcaccactgtcaccacaacgccaactaccaccgcaACGCTAACTACCACCACAACGCTAACCACTACTACAACGTCTAGAAtaaccacaacgccaactaccaccacaacgccaactaccacgacTGTCACCTTAACGCCAACTATCActactgtcaccacaacgccaactaccacaactgtcaacacaacgccaactaccaccactggcaccataaCGCCAACTACCATTACTGTCACTACAAcggcaactaccaccactgtcaccacaacgccaacttcCACCACAAAGTCaattaccaccactgtcaccacatcgCAAACTACCACgactgtcaccacaacgccaactaccacaactgtcaccataacgccaactaccaccattgTCACCAGAACGCCAACTACctccactgtcaccacaacgccaactaccaccacttttaccacaacaccaacaacaaccactgtcaccacaacgccaactaccacaactgGCACTACAACTCCAACTACTGCCAGATCTCTAACTACAACCATTGTCACCACAAcccaaactaccaccactgtcacaacaaTACCAACTACCACTACTGTCACTTCAACGCCAACCACCACAACTGTTACCACAacctcaactaccaccactgtcaccaaacCTCGAACTACCACCAaaacgccaactaccacaactgtcacctcaacgccaactaccaccactgtcaccacaacgccaactaccaccataacgctaactaccaccacaacgccaactaccactacAACGTCTAGAATAACcataacgccaactaccaccgctctcaccacaacgccaacttccaccactgtcaccacaacgccaagaacaaccactgtcaccacaacgccaagaacaaccactgtcaccacaacccCAGCTACCACtactgtcacaacaacaccaaccaccactactgtcacctCAACGCCAACCACCACAAATGTCACCCCAACCTCAACTACCCCCACTGTCACCAACACTCGAACTACCACcaaaacgccaactaccaccaaaacgccaactaccaccaaaacgccaactaccacaactgtacccataacgccaactaccaccattgtccccacaacgccaactaccaccactgtcagcaCAACTCCAACTTCCTCCATTGTCCCCACAACGCCAACtactaccactgtcactacaacgcgaacaaccaccactgtcaccacaacgccaactacaacaactgtcactacaacgcgaacaaccaccactgtcaccacaacgccaactacaacaactgtcactacaacgccaactaccaccactgtcaccacaacgccaactaccacaactgtcactacaacgccaactacgacaactgtcaccacaacgccaactaccacaactgtcactacaacgccaactattactactgtcaccacaacgccaactaccacaactgtcactacaacgccaactacgacaactgtcaccacaacgccaactaccaccactgtcaccacaacgccaactgccacaactgtcactacaacgccaactacgacaactgtcaccacaacgccaactaccacaactgtcactacaacgccaactattactactgtcaccacaacgccaactaccacaactgtcactacaacgccaactacgacaactgtcaccacaacgccaactaccacaactgtcactacaacgccaactattactactgtcaccacaacgccaactatcACTACTTCCTCAGCAGCGCCAACTACTActactgtcaccacaacgccaactaccactacTTCCAGAACAACaaaaactaccaccactgtcacaacaaCGCCAATTACCATAATTGACaacacaacgccaactaccaccacaacgtcAACTACCACCATTGTTACCACAACGCTAACTACCTCAACAATGTCAACTCTAAACATTGCCATAACAACGTCTACTACCATTACTGTCACCACAACAACTACAACCCCtttcaccacaacgccaactactaTCACAATCACCAAAAAATCATCTACCCCCACAaaaacaactaccactacaaGACCAACTACCAATAAACCAccaactatcaccacaaccactaaaTCTATTTGTTCGTCAGGTTGTTCGTGTTGTAGCAAGAGACCACCTAGGATAACTGGATAA